One region of Gilliamella sp. ESL0405 genomic DNA includes:
- a CDS encoding co-chaperone YbbN, which translates to MQQQFIFDVNEQNIQQIIEQSSRLPVLFYFWSARSPNYEAMTQTLTKLTNEHHGQFILASINCDEQQMLAAQFGLRAIPTVYLFQNGQPVDGFQGPQTEEVIKQFLAKVLPNEDELKLVEAQNLYNEGKYEQALPLLKQAWQNLTDHLGKPRSDIALMLAKAQIELKQLADAKEVLATIPLQDQDSVFHGLQAEIELLEQAANSPQLQLLQAQLAEQPDNIDLMIQLSSQLMQVGRHEEALELLYKPLTKDLNAGEGRIKKTLLDLLAALGTSNSLAGTYRRKLYTLLY; encoded by the coding sequence ATGCAACAGCAATTTATTTTTGATGTCAATGAACAAAATATTCAACAGATCATCGAGCAATCTTCTCGATTGCCAGTGCTATTCTATTTCTGGTCTGCAAGAAGTCCCAATTACGAGGCAATGACTCAAACATTGACCAAACTCACTAATGAGCATCATGGTCAATTTATTTTGGCTAGCATCAATTGTGATGAACAGCAAATGTTAGCTGCCCAATTCGGTCTTCGTGCTATTCCTACCGTCTATCTATTTCAAAATGGTCAACCGGTTGATGGTTTTCAAGGTCCACAGACTGAAGAAGTGATTAAACAATTTTTAGCTAAAGTGTTGCCAAATGAAGATGAATTAAAACTTGTTGAAGCACAAAATTTATATAATGAAGGGAAATATGAACAAGCATTACCTTTATTAAAACAAGCCTGGCAAAATCTTACTGACCATTTAGGGAAACCACGATCTGATATTGCGTTGATGCTGGCAAAAGCGCAAATCGAATTAAAGCAACTGGCTGATGCTAAAGAAGTACTGGCAACGATACCATTACAAGATCAAGATTCAGTTTTCCATGGTTTACAAGCTGAGATAGAATTACTTGAGCAAGCGGCAAACTCACCTCAATTGCAGTTACTACAAGCGCAATTAGCCGAACAACCGGATAATATCGATTTAATGATTCAACTATCCTCACAATTAATGCAGGTTGGTCGACATGAAGAGGCATTAGAATTGCTCTATAAACCGCTTACCAAAGATCTCAATGCTGGGGAAGGGCGTATTAAAAAGACCTTACTGGATCTGCTCGCAGCCTTAGGTACCAGTAATTCGTTAGCCGGAACTTATCGTCGTAAACTCTATACTTTACTTTATTAA
- the map gene encoding type I methionyl aminopeptidase, producing the protein MSIKLKTPEQIEKMRIAGKLAAEVLEMIEPYVKPGISTGELDKICYDYIVNVQKAIPANIGYSGYQHTSCISINDVVCHGIPSFEKKLKDGDILNIDVTVIKDGYHGDTSRMYIAGKPTVAGEKLCQVTQQSLYEAIKIIKPGIRLREIGKTIQKYVDKFGFSSVREYCGHGIGEVYHDEPQVLHYDADDGGVILKAGMTFTIEPMINTGDWRTRTMKDGWTVKTKDHGLSAQYEHTILVTENGVEVLTLRKDEDFPRVIEH; encoded by the coding sequence ATGTCTATTAAGTTAAAAACCCCAGAACAAATTGAAAAAATGCGTATTGCAGGAAAGCTTGCAGCAGAAGTATTAGAAATGATTGAGCCTTATGTCAAACCTGGCATTAGTACCGGTGAGCTAGATAAAATTTGTTATGATTATATCGTCAATGTCCAAAAAGCAATTCCGGCTAATATTGGCTATAGTGGATATCAACATACCAGTTGTATTTCAATTAATGACGTAGTATGTCACGGCATCCCGAGCTTTGAAAAAAAATTAAAAGACGGGGATATTTTAAACATCGATGTGACTGTCATCAAAGACGGTTATCATGGCGATACCTCTCGCATGTACATTGCTGGCAAACCAACAGTTGCGGGCGAAAAACTTTGCCAAGTCACTCAGCAAAGCTTGTATGAAGCAATCAAAATTATTAAACCGGGTATTCGTTTAAGAGAGATCGGTAAAACCATCCAAAAATATGTCGATAAATTTGGCTTTTCATCGGTACGTGAATATTGCGGGCACGGCATTGGCGAAGTCTATCATGATGAGCCGCAAGTACTGCATTATGATGCTGATGACGGCGGTGTGATTTTAAAAGCCGGCATGACATTTACTATCGAACCGATGATAAATACCGGCGACTGGCGAACTCGCACCATGAAAGATGGTTGGACAGTGAAAACCAAAGACCATGGTCTTTCAGCGCAATACGAACACACGATTTTAGTGACCGAAAATGGCGTTGAGGTTTTAACGCTTCGAAAAGACGAAGACTTCCCTAGAGTCATAGAACACTAA
- the rlmC gene encoding 23S rRNA (uracil(747)-C(5))-methyltransferase RlmC, which yields MQCHYYQQKKCLSCQWINRPYPKQLEDKQHELLKQLATLQPKEVMAPFASPDSAFRNKAKMAVLGTVEKPILGIENGDQAVDLCDCPLYSAGMQSILKIVRSYIRKQGLVPYNINKRKGELKYVIITQSSMSQSSGFMLRFVLKSHKLVSKIKNSFHQLQATIQNLQVVSINIQPNHAAILEGEEELVLTNNPYLPMTINQIPLFIKSKSFFQTNTYIAQNLYKTASEWIADLDIKSIWDLFCGVGGFGLHCVQAMDKQIQLTGIEISADAIDCATQSAKQLGFNNLTFKSLDATQYAIAEQAVADLVLLNPPRRGAGSQLIQYLQQMSPNFILYSSCNLSSLVADVRLLSDYQISKVQLFDMFPHTSHMEVLVLLEKLQ from the coding sequence ATGCAATGTCACTATTATCAACAAAAGAAATGTTTATCTTGCCAGTGGATTAATCGTCCTTACCCAAAGCAACTCGAAGACAAACAACATGAGTTATTAAAGCAGCTAGCTACCTTACAACCCAAAGAAGTTATGGCGCCGTTTGCTAGCCCTGATTCTGCTTTTCGAAATAAAGCGAAAATGGCGGTATTAGGTACCGTTGAAAAGCCGATACTAGGGATTGAAAATGGTGATCAAGCTGTCGATTTATGTGATTGTCCGTTATATAGCGCTGGTATGCAAAGTATATTGAAAATAGTGCGTAGTTATATTCGTAAACAAGGTCTGGTGCCCTATAATATCAATAAACGCAAAGGCGAATTAAAATATGTGATCATTACCCAAAGCTCAATGTCTCAATCAAGCGGCTTTATGTTACGATTTGTTTTAAAATCACATAAATTGGTGAGTAAAATTAAAAACTCTTTTCACCAACTACAAGCGACAATTCAAAATTTGCAAGTCGTTTCAATTAATATTCAGCCGAATCATGCCGCGATTTTAGAAGGGGAAGAAGAGTTAGTTTTGACTAATAATCCATATTTACCCATGACGATAAATCAAATTCCGCTTTTTATTAAATCGAAAAGCTTTTTTCAAACCAATACTTATATTGCTCAAAACCTGTATAAGACAGCAAGTGAGTGGATTGCTGATTTAGATATTAAGTCCATTTGGGATCTATTTTGTGGTGTCGGTGGTTTTGGTTTGCATTGCGTTCAAGCAATGGATAAACAGATACAATTGACGGGTATTGAAATAAGTGCCGATGCTATCGATTGCGCAACCCAATCGGCCAAACAACTAGGATTTAATAATTTGACATTTAAATCATTGGATGCAACCCAATATGCAATCGCCGAGCAAGCTGTAGCGGATTTAGTCTTACTTAATCCACCCAGACGTGGGGCAGGGAGCCAATTGATACAATATTTACAACAGATGTCACCCAACTTTATCTTATATTCAAGTTGTAACTTATCATCGTTAGTTGCTGATGTTCGCTTGTTATCGGATTATCAAATTAGTAAAGTACAACTGTTTGATATGTTCCCTCATACTTCACATATGGAAGTGTTGGTTTTATTGGAAAAATTGCAATAA
- a CDS encoding TonB-dependent hemoglobin/transferrin/lactoferrin family receptor gives MKISKIFLTVLAASLPLSVFAADDELETMTVTATRQKRAKLAIPETVDVITSKNIDDHQMSTMEDLVRYLPGISVNRQTSGTDPFGNLGGIRIRGMAGNRIQMQVDGARVIESIQDGNRNFIDLANIKAVEVIRGPGSVLWGADAVGGVVAFKTLDPSDLLKGKSYAVRLSGGYDSLNKQNTKTSMLALELLPNLEGLISFSRRDYQEAKLSKAKANGGIWGCPRGEDAIRCNKLNPLDAKAENMLTKLVYHNDTRETKLTFENFRSNSFVKQMYDYGLQANGTFNGDYRRTQIQTRKRYAIDDSWTPPVSFIDQIKTMFSYSPQERYLKSYRQQKDKRQNPINTYTTNDYKEKFWQLDLQLNSNVDFFNITHDLTYGFQGDITRSYYRNESTKNGVKTIGGGFNFANAKTQRADIYLQDEFHFISENLKIKPGLRYATYKIKPNTDSHYAVVKGKEPRDLSSHRLIPQLGILYNITDQYSAYARYAEGFKMPTAQQLYTSLPSVTMNLIPNPKLKPEKVKSYETGIRGDFSEGWFSVGLFKANYSNYIKNFIRVGPKDYTYKNLSNVNLWGIEASGEWHFAPNWTLNASSSYQYGKKQDSPGDRKTYFNEAMPLQGNIGLKWNVPDFNFDTEVVGTFSKAVSHVSKDKSSSDEIFKPSGYAIYDAYLNWHPSKNITIRGSVLNIFDRRYFKWPMFSSYYKNAQNNVKVTNPIELQTAPGRTFAVSAVINF, from the coding sequence ATGAAAATAAGTAAAATATTTTTAACCGTTTTAGCTGCTTCATTACCACTATCAGTTTTTGCGGCTGATGATGAATTGGAAACTATGACGGTTACGGCTACCAGACAAAAGAGAGCCAAATTAGCTATTCCGGAAACCGTTGATGTTATCACTAGCAAGAACATTGATGATCATCAAATGTCAACAATGGAAGATTTAGTCAGATATTTACCGGGAATCTCAGTTAACAGACAAACTTCAGGTACTGACCCTTTTGGTAATTTAGGCGGTATTAGAATACGTGGTATGGCAGGTAATCGTATTCAAATGCAAGTCGACGGTGCAAGAGTGATTGAAAGTATCCAAGACGGCAATAGAAATTTTATTGATTTAGCCAACATAAAAGCTGTTGAAGTTATTCGTGGACCGGGATCGGTCTTATGGGGCGCTGATGCCGTTGGTGGGGTAGTTGCATTTAAAACTTTAGATCCCAGTGATTTGCTGAAAGGTAAATCTTATGCAGTGCGATTAAGTGGTGGTTATGATAGTTTGAATAAACAAAATACTAAAACAAGCATGTTAGCGCTTGAATTGCTGCCTAATTTAGAAGGGCTGATAAGCTTTAGCCGAAGAGATTACCAAGAAGCCAAGTTATCTAAAGCTAAAGCGAATGGCGGTATTTGGGGCTGTCCACGTGGCGAAGATGCCATTAGATGTAATAAACTCAATCCGTTAGATGCCAAAGCAGAAAATATGTTAACCAAATTGGTTTATCATAATGACACTCGAGAAACAAAGTTAACATTTGAAAATTTCCGGTCTAACTCATTTGTTAAACAGATGTATGATTATGGTTTACAAGCTAACGGAACATTTAATGGCGATTATCGAAGAACGCAAATACAAACTCGTAAAAGGTATGCTATTGATGATAGTTGGACGCCCCCAGTATCATTTATCGATCAAATCAAAACCATGTTCTCTTACTCGCCGCAAGAACGTTATTTAAAATCGTATCGTCAACAAAAAGATAAACGACAAAATCCGATTAATACCTATACCACTAACGATTATAAAGAAAAGTTTTGGCAGTTGGATCTTCAGTTAAATTCGAACGTGGATTTTTTCAATATAACGCATGATTTAACTTATGGTTTTCAAGGGGATATTACCCGTAGCTATTATCGTAATGAGAGCACCAAAAATGGCGTAAAAACCATAGGTGGCGGCTTTAATTTTGCTAATGCTAAAACGCAACGTGCAGATATCTATCTTCAAGATGAATTTCACTTTATCTCTGAAAATTTAAAAATTAAACCGGGTTTACGATACGCAACCTATAAAATTAAACCCAATACCGATAGCCATTATGCGGTGGTTAAAGGCAAAGAGCCTCGTGATTTGAGTTCACATCGCCTTATTCCGCAATTAGGCATATTATATAACATCACTGATCAATATTCTGCTTATGCCCGTTATGCTGAAGGATTCAAAATGCCAACGGCTCAACAGCTTTATACGTCATTGCCTTCGGTAACGATGAATCTGATTCCTAACCCTAAACTAAAACCTGAAAAAGTGAAATCTTATGAGACCGGCATTAGAGGCGATTTTTCAGAAGGTTGGTTTAGTGTAGGTTTATTCAAAGCTAATTATAGTAACTATATTAAGAATTTTATTCGGGTTGGGCCGAAGGATTATACCTACAAAAATTTATCCAACGTCAATTTATGGGGAATTGAAGCATCGGGCGAGTGGCATTTTGCGCCAAATTGGACTTTGAATGCTTCAAGCTCATATCAATATGGAAAAAAACAAGATTCTCCCGGTGATAGAAAAACTTATTTTAATGAAGCCATGCCACTGCAAGGTAATATCGGTTTGAAATGGAATGTTCCCGATTTTAATTTTGATACTGAAGTCGTCGGGACTTTTTCTAAGGCTGTATCACACGTTTCTAAAGACAAATCGTCATCAGATGAAATATTTAAACCAAGCGGTTATGCAATCTATGATGCCTATTTAAATTGGCACCCTAGCAAAAATATTACTATTCGGGGATCGGTATTAAATATATTTGATCGCCGCTATTTTAAATGGCCGATGTTTAGTAGTTATTATAAAAATGCACAAAATAATGTAAAAGTGACAAATCCTATCGAGCTTCAAACCGCGCCGGGAAGAACTTTTGCCGTTAGTGCGGTTATTAATTTTTAA
- a CDS encoding ABC transporter ATP-binding protein/permease — translation MKLCFKSRQGKYGYCYALIIICLNIVLIKISLEMINWNKNFFNALEKYDMQGVITQLIVFVLLTISGAITYLIIEFLRKTLVITWRKVLNDSILDKWLNNKAYWYLNNHQDEIDNPDQRISEDCLLFIERLTNEGFSLITQCIGLFSYVMLLWQITDNFVLNFSLFNIDISVSHYLIWLAPIYVLFTSCIAHMLGRPLKNLLIEQQHLEANYRFALTRFRESKEPIALANGEKVEKQQFEQHFNHIIKNWYLLIKRQLILGCFTRPYYLTVLSVPIFFSLPIYLIGKVSLGSLMQISKSFSNVVTNLSWFIFNYHKLAELIACSYRLTQFFEKANQAARQYQSASQLEINQDAFSIDDLTIKKPDGAVLLTLPNLFLNKGDSVVISGASGIGKSTFFKVISGLYPNFEGKIKVPKLKTLFLSQNTYFPVGGLAHAISYPQPLFEKDLSLIKQLLLEVGFSTEFIDRNLLSDNLKTLSGGEKQRLMIARILMHKPDWIFMDETTNALDKQSEKQLLKLLKTNLPNSSFIIISHTDISNYFDKCYQLNL, via the coding sequence ATGAAGCTTTGCTTCAAATCAAGACAAGGTAAATATGGTTACTGTTATGCTTTAATTATTATTTGTTTAAATATTGTTTTAATTAAAATTAGTCTTGAAATGATTAATTGGAATAAAAACTTTTTTAATGCATTAGAAAAATATGACATGCAAGGCGTTATTACCCAATTAATCGTTTTTGTGTTGTTAACAATTTCGGGGGCAATAACTTACTTAATAATTGAGTTTTTAAGAAAAACTTTAGTGATTACATGGCGCAAGGTTTTAAATGATTCGATACTTGATAAGTGGCTCAATAACAAAGCATATTGGTATTTAAATAACCATCAAGACGAAATTGATAATCCTGATCAGCGTATTTCCGAAGATTGCCTTCTATTTATTGAGCGATTAACTAATGAAGGCTTTTCGCTGATTACTCAATGTATTGGTCTGTTTTCCTATGTTATGCTTTTGTGGCAAATTACCGATAATTTTGTTTTAAATTTTAGTCTATTTAATATTGATATAAGTGTTTCTCATTATTTAATTTGGCTGGCACCAATCTATGTATTATTCACTTCTTGCATCGCTCACATGCTCGGGCGCCCATTAAAAAACTTATTGATTGAACAACAACACTTAGAGGCAAATTATCGCTTTGCCTTAACTCGATTTCGTGAATCGAAAGAGCCAATCGCGTTAGCCAATGGTGAAAAAGTGGAGAAACAACAATTTGAACAGCATTTCAATCATATTATCAAAAATTGGTATTTATTAATTAAACGACAACTTATTTTAGGCTGTTTTACTCGGCCATATTATTTAACGGTGTTAAGTGTGCCTATTTTCTTTTCTCTGCCTATCTATTTAATTGGTAAAGTTAGCTTAGGTTCTTTAATGCAAATTAGTAAATCATTTAGTAATGTTGTGACTAACTTGTCTTGGTTTATTTTCAATTATCATAAACTTGCTGAACTTATTGCGTGTAGTTATCGTTTAACCCAGTTTTTTGAAAAAGCTAATCAAGCCGCTCGTCAATACCAATCAGCTAGCCAATTAGAGATAAATCAAGATGCATTTTCGATTGACGATTTAACTATAAAAAAACCGGATGGCGCTGTGTTATTAACACTACCCAATCTTTTTCTTAATAAAGGCGATTCGGTTGTTATATCCGGTGCATCGGGTATAGGTAAATCAACATTTTTCAAAGTAATTTCTGGCCTTTATCCCAATTTTGAGGGGAAGATTAAAGTGCCAAAATTAAAGACATTATTTTTATCGCAAAATACCTATTTTCCGGTTGGGGGATTAGCTCATGCAATAAGCTATCCGCAGCCGTTGTTTGAAAAAGATTTAAGTTTGATTAAGCAACTTCTATTAGAAGTGGGTTTTTCTACAGAATTTATCGATAGAAATTTACTCAGTGATAATTTAAAAACACTTTCCGGTGGTGAAAAGCAACGTCTAATGATTGCAAGAATTTTAATGCATAAACCTGATTGGATTTTTATGGATGAAACAACCAATGCATTAGATAAGCAGTCCGAAAAACAATTGCTGAAATTGTTAAAGACAAACCTACCGAACAGTAGTTTTATTATAATTTCTCATACTGATATTTCGAACTATTTTGATAAATGCTACCAATTGAATTTATAA
- a CDS encoding HugZ family protein, giving the protein MAESKNDVVEKTIENLHETIRTVILSTMTKNGEVDTSYSPYYFDGNDYYILISDLAPHSQNMKDNSNISFLIIDDESNTKNIYARRRLSFHAKTSIVERETELFDNIIDQLAKRVSKMVYMLAEMKDFNLFKITPTAGRLVLGFGKTYIVDHQNNLITPVDEDYVANQKSQQASN; this is encoded by the coding sequence ATGGCTGAGTCCAAAAATGATGTTGTTGAAAAGACAATAGAAAATTTACATGAAACAATCCGTACAGTCATCTTATCAACAATGACTAAAAACGGAGAGGTAGATACGAGTTATTCGCCTTATTATTTTGACGGTAATGATTATTATATTTTAATATCAGATTTAGCGCCTCATAGTCAGAATATGAAAGATAATTCAAATATCTCTTTTTTAATCATTGATGATGAAAGTAATACTAAGAATATCTATGCTCGTAGACGACTATCTTTCCATGCAAAAACAAGCATTGTTGAAAGAGAAACTGAGCTATTTGATAACATTATTGACCAGCTTGCTAAAAGGGTGAGTAAAATGGTCTATATGTTAGCCGAAATGAAAGATTTTAATTTATTTAAAATCACACCGACAGCCGGTAGATTAGTGTTAGGTTTTGGAAAAACCTATATTGTTGATCATCAAAATAATCTTATCACACCGGTTGATGAAGATTATGTCGCTAATCAAAAAAGCCAACAAGCCAGTAACTAA
- the gshA gene encoding glutamate--cysteine ligase, whose amino-acid sequence MIPDVSKALNWLEKHYTILQGIQRGVERETLRILPDGSLAKTPFPNKIGSALTHPWITTDFAESMLEFITPVNTNIDYMLTFLRDLHRYASVSIGDEMMWPLSMPCFVANEDDIILAQYGSSNEGRFKTVYREGLKNRYSAMMQTISGVHYNFSLPMAFWQARFGVKNAEEGKAVISEGYFTLIRNYYRFGWVIPYLFGASPSMCSSFIQDKQKAKAFIEQTNGNCFLPYATSLRLSDIGYTNNAQKQLGITFNHLDTYVEGLKRATQTKSEAFKKLGIKVDGHYRQLNDNVLQIENEFYAPIRPKRVPRAGELPSDALLRGGIEYIEVRALDVNPFSPIGITEEQIRFIDLFLIWCALAPAPEMSSEELECTKLNWNRVIMEGRKPGLEIGIGCDSYREPLSKVGHELFKDLLRVADVLDHQDDKQHYRKVCERLDLMFDQPELTLSARTLEAISDLGTAKFGLALATQYKKQLITEPLSLLTDSDFIQQRNLSLEKQVMIEQSDKISFDDYLKQKMTI is encoded by the coding sequence ATGATTCCTGACGTTTCTAAAGCGCTCAATTGGTTGGAAAAGCACTATACTATTTTACAGGGAATTCAACGGGGTGTTGAACGTGAAACACTTCGTATTTTACCAGACGGCTCTTTAGCAAAAACCCCTTTTCCTAATAAAATTGGTTCAGCTTTAACTCACCCTTGGATAACAACCGATTTTGCCGAATCGATGCTTGAATTTATTACGCCGGTTAATACGAATATTGATTATATGCTCACGTTTTTGCGTGATTTACATCGTTATGCCAGTGTCAGTATCGGCGATGAGATGATGTGGCCATTAAGTATGCCTTGTTTTGTGGCAAATGAAGACGATATTATTTTGGCGCAATATGGCAGCTCAAATGAAGGGCGTTTTAAAACGGTTTATCGGGAAGGATTGAAAAATCGTTATAGCGCCATGATGCAAACCATATCCGGCGTGCATTATAACTTCTCTTTGCCTATGGCATTTTGGCAAGCCCGATTTGGAGTAAAAAACGCCGAAGAAGGCAAGGCTGTCATTTCTGAAGGTTATTTTACTTTAATACGTAATTATTATCGATTTGGTTGGGTGATTCCTTACCTGTTTGGCGCATCGCCTTCCATGTGCTCTTCATTTATTCAAGATAAGCAAAAAGCTAAGGCCTTTATTGAACAAACCAATGGTAACTGCTTCTTGCCTTATGCAACTTCATTAAGATTAAGTGATATCGGCTATACCAACAATGCCCAGAAACAACTGGGTATTACGTTTAATCATCTTGATACTTATGTAGAAGGATTAAAACGTGCTACTCAAACTAAATCAGAAGCGTTTAAAAAGTTAGGCATTAAAGTTGATGGTCATTATCGGCAGTTAAATGATAATGTATTACAGATTGAAAATGAGTTTTATGCACCAATTCGCCCTAAACGTGTGCCTAGAGCAGGGGAGTTACCTTCTGATGCCTTACTACGTGGTGGAATAGAGTATATTGAAGTACGAGCGCTCGATGTTAATCCGTTTTCACCGATAGGCATTACCGAAGAACAGATTCGCTTTATTGATCTGTTTTTAATATGGTGTGCGCTAGCGCCAGCCCCAGAAATGAGTAGTGAGGAGCTTGAGTGCACAAAATTAAATTGGAATCGGGTTATTATGGAAGGGCGTAAACCTGGTCTTGAAATTGGTATCGGCTGTGATAGCTATCGTGAGCCATTATCAAAAGTCGGCCACGAATTATTTAAAGATTTGCTCCGTGTTGCTGATGTATTGGATCATCAAGATGATAAACAACATTATCGTAAAGTTTGCGAACGGCTTGATTTGATGTTTGATCAACCTGAATTAACGCTTTCTGCAAGAACGCTTGAGGCTATCAGCGATTTAGGCACGGCTAAATTTGGCTTAGCTTTAGCGACTCAATATAAAAAACAGCTTATCACAGAACCATTAAGCTTACTTACAGATAGTGATTTTATTCAACAACGCAATTTATCGCTTGAAAAACAGGTGATGATCGAGCAAAGTGACAAAATATCATTTGATGATTATTTAAAACAAAAAATGACGATATAA
- a CDS encoding endonuclease/exonuclease/phosphatase family protein, translating to MFKQRDYTLRYQSDSDIELILPNHQIMVNTPLVNQMSFSVLVWNIFKQKRADCIHILELYASKAKLILLQEAQNTPLLLNFISQHNKIADHVPAYCLNDIYAGVMTISDSLPSALWSFREKEPLIRVPKSALITLYPIENSSEQLLVANVHAINFSIGIKVYRQQIHMLLNRIKTHQGPVILAGDFNAWSRQRVNLLYHLVRSIELKPVNFTNDIRKTFLGRPLDFVFYRGLKLDAAQIINTAASDHNPLLVNFKII from the coding sequence ATGTTCAAACAGCGTGACTATACACTACGATATCAAAGTGATAGTGATATTGAATTAATATTGCCCAATCATCAAATTATGGTTAACACACCATTGGTTAACCAGATGTCGTTTTCAGTTTTAGTGTGGAATATTTTCAAGCAAAAAAGAGCTGACTGTATCCATATCCTTGAACTGTATGCCAGCAAGGCTAAATTGATATTGTTACAGGAAGCGCAAAATACCCCTTTGCTGCTTAACTTTATCAGTCAGCACAATAAAATCGCTGACCATGTCCCCGCCTATTGTTTGAATGATATTTATGCAGGTGTCATGACAATATCCGATTCATTGCCAAGTGCTTTGTGGTCGTTTCGTGAAAAAGAGCCGCTTATACGTGTACCTAAGTCGGCGTTAATCACGCTTTATCCTATTGAAAATTCATCAGAACAACTCTTAGTTGCCAATGTTCATGCGATAAATTTTAGTATTGGTATTAAAGTTTATCGGCAACAAATCCATATGTTATTAAATCGCATTAAAACACATCAAGGACCGGTTATTTTAGCTGGAGATTTTAATGCATGGAGTCGACAGCGAGTGAATTTACTTTATCATTTAGTTCGTTCAATTGAACTTAAACCTGTGAACTTTACTAATGATATTCGCAAAACGTTTTTGGGTAGGCCATTAGATTTTGTATTTTATCGTGGGTTAAAGCTTGATGCGGCGCAAATAATTAACACAGCCGCATCAGATCATAATCCTTTATTGGTGAATTTTAAAATTATTTAG
- a CDS encoding transglycosylase SLT domain-containing protein, giving the protein MLTKINVNVPENNRIKAERERILRNPQAFETITLRSEPYVYYIINQLRKNNLPVELALIPLIESAYDPLATSPAQAAGLWQFVPITAKEYGLKQSSHFDERRDLIASTTTAINLLQNLNSRFDGDWLLTLAAYNAGEGRIRKAIEKNQAKGLPTNYWSLDLPAETMHYVPKILAIIDIVKNSKRYGIKLPDCNYQNSLVRIDMSKNVSLTKIAQYTGLSLNDLMTYNAGYVKQTVNGPFHLLVPYSHAESLFKKLKAEKLVSNQITELLQDVPHNTMPFEVKSTTIQYSGINNNMNSVLTANKNQITYQVKAGDNLYSIAQNYRVKITDILEWNKLKNPRVKEGDVLKIKLVKAK; this is encoded by the coding sequence ATGTTAACCAAAATAAACGTAAATGTTCCGGAAAATAACCGTATTAAAGCGGAAAGAGAGCGTATTTTACGCAATCCTCAAGCGTTTGAAACAATCACTTTGCGATCAGAGCCTTATGTTTATTACATCATCAACCAACTAAGAAAAAATAACTTACCGGTTGAATTAGCTTTAATTCCATTAATTGAAAGTGCCTATGACCCTTTAGCAACTTCACCAGCTCAAGCCGCTGGTTTATGGCAATTTGTGCCGATTACAGCTAAAGAGTATGGATTAAAACAAAGTAGTCATTTTGATGAGCGTCGTGATCTTATTGCGTCAACAACGACTGCTATTAATCTTTTACAAAATTTAAATAGCCGTTTTGATGGCGATTGGTTATTAACTTTAGCTGCTTATAATGCCGGTGAAGGTAGAATCAGAAAAGCGATTGAGAAAAACCAAGCAAAGGGTTTACCAACCAACTATTGGTCGCTTGATTTACCTGCTGAAACCATGCACTACGTTCCTAAAATTTTAGCGATCATCGATATTGTTAAAAATAGTAAACGTTATGGCATAAAATTGCCTGATTGTAACTATCAAAATTCGCTTGTAAGGATTGATATGTCTAAAAACGTTTCATTAACGAAAATTGCCCAATATACCGGGTTGTCGCTTAATGATTTGATGACATATAATGCAGGTTATGTTAAGCAAACAGTAAATGGCCCTTTCCATTTGCTTGTTCCTTATTCACATGCAGAATCTTTATTTAAAAAGTTAAAGGCAGAAAAGCTGGTTTCGAATCAAATCACTGAGCTTTTACAAGATGTACCACATAACACGATGCCATTTGAAGTGAAATCGACGACGATTCAATATAGTGGTATAAATAACAACATGAATTCGGTACTTACTGCCAACAAAAATCAGATAACCTATCAAGTTAAAGCGGGTGATAATCTTTACTCTATCGCGCAAAATTATCGGGTAAAAATCACCGATATTTTAGAGTGGAATAAGTTGAAAAACCCACGAGTAAAAGAAGGTGACGTTCTTAAAATTAAGCTAGTAAAAGCTAAATAA